tattaaagatgaacagtgaattcaacaacgtaatttttaatcacacagccaactcaagatgattaaaaccaagatttttaatgctatttttaaaaaatttctgacatcgagcctacgacaagtcgaacaagacgataagtcgggtgctctgcttcagaggaaaaaaataccgactaatcgtcgggaaaatacggtacaTCGACATagtttgttaatttcaagcggaaatatacatattaaaattcattttcacttAAAGGAagaataaaatatcactaaataaatagatttcatgtttgttataaagtggtaactaaggtggccatcttgaatttgatgcttagtataaaatatttaggctacgaatatctacctagcggctaggctagcttacCGTTAAACTACATAGCCCTATGTAGCAggtacgatcttgaacgcagccctgtTGTTTTGTGTCTGCCTAAATATTGGTCTGTCGGTGAACCAAAATCTTTTCTTAATGTAatcaacaaacaatttttttataacaatcaaCTTTATGTAATGTTATTAACTTTCTTTCAGAATGATTCAACAGTTTAATGTCGACTTTGATAAAAGCATCGAAGGTTCTGGAACAGAGATTAACACCCGAGAATTGTCAGGGGGGGCCAAAATCAACAGGATATTTCACGAACGCTTTCCTTTTGAGCTGGTCAAGGTATGCATAGTTGTAGATACCATTTCATATGGTCTagtaatgaaaaatgacattttacatTGTACAATTATTCCCATTGGATGTTTcagttttattgatatatatctGTTTTAactcattttcttttatttatttgtagatTGAATTTGATGAGCGTGAACTCAGGAAAGAAATTAGTATAGCCATCAGAAACATCCATGCTATCAGGTAGTTCTTTTAAGATATTGTACTTGTACTTTTTGGCTGTAGTTTCACTGCTTGCAtatttgtgtacatgtaaaatacatgtgaaatacagtaaaacacggttatacaaacacgcttataatgaattgacacttacagcaaagtgattttcattccctttGACTGTATTACACGTTGTAAACTTCacaagtataacaaaatacgtTTATTTCGAATCAAAATCGCCTGTCCTTGTCACTTTGTTAAgtatgttttactgtatgtcTGTTCATGTGAATATTTTAAGACAAAGAGCAACAAATACATCATCTatcattaatttgatttactttTTCTTCAGAACTGGTCTCTTTACTCCAGATAAAGCCTTTGAGGCTATAGTAAAGGAATACATCAAGAAACTAAAACAGCCATCTCTGAAGGCTGTGGATATGGTGGTTACAGAGTTAACAAATGTTGTACACAAGTGCACAGAAAAGGTATGGAGTACTTGGTTCTGATTCTTGCTGAAAGTCATGTTTGGTTATAAAATCAAGATAAATTTATcagtgaaaaagaaagaaatcaacATTATGAAAATAGAAACGCTAATTTAATTAACCTATAAATACGTCAATGAAATACTTGTATTATAGAATGagaattgtgtaatttttttcacacaagAGAAGAGCTGATTACTGTCAGTTAAAATCCTCCATGAACTTGTTTTGATCAGATGAGCAGATATCCCAGGCTACGAGACGAGACAGAAAGTATTGTTAACAACCGCATCAGGGAACGTGAGATGGTTGCTAAGGAACAGCTCTTGATGCATGTAGAATTTGAGCTGGCTTACATAAACACCAACCATGAAGATTTTATTGGATTTGCCAAGTAAGTGATAAAGCAAACGTTTTAGACTTTAAGTTAGTAATCCATACATTGTGtatggaattttctttttacctTTTTGATATGAAAGATTAAATATGGACTAAAAACAGATCAATTTACATCTGGTTTGGTTCTTTTTGTGTAATTatattgaatgaatatttttagtAGAGACATGAGCTTCAagaaatattactttgtttCAATTTGTATGAAATTTCAAGATTGAttgtatgataaaattataCTCAGTTCTTTTGACCAATGCTGTTGTATTTAAATGTTGTAATCTTGTTCCACAACATGGTACAGGCCATGAAACACAGGCAAGATGTTAAAACCAATTACTTTAGGCCTCAAAGAGCCCCTGTTTTTTGATGACTGGTTTTATTGTAGCGCGGATCAAGCTGTGAGACAAGAAAGGAAGAAAGTCACCAATCAGGTACTAATCTTGTAGTTTCTATCTTTGACTCACATAAAACTGATCATCATTTCAGTGCCCATAACAAAGCCGAAAATAAGGAAAGGAAAAAAGTTGGAAATCAGGTATTTCAATCCTTATCTTTTACATTCTTTATCCAATCGCACTCTTGTCATCTTGCCACCTTCCACAGTATATCAGGTATTTCTCACTTTTTCATTCTGTACAGagtattttttgtaaaagttgAAATGTACGGTTTATAAATAATGCtataataatatgaaatgttttatataacatatatgaacctaattaaatatatgtatgggTATTGTTATAGAGTAACGGTACTTATAATATAAATTGATTTCTGAAATGAATAATTACAGTATACCAAGGCAAGTTTGTATTTACAAGAATTTTCAGTAACAAAAGTTTACTGGTAATGAATATGAATCTACTTATCTAATACAAATCTTAACCCATAGTATCTTATATTGATAATATTACTCCTTCTTGCAAAGTATTTAATTACTGATTCAGAAGCATTAGTCACTATAGCATTGATTTAAACTTaatcttgatattaattaacAAATGAGTGATTGATTGTATGATGAAAACATTtcttaacattgatttttaaataaaaattaaactgtcTTTGTCAACTTTGTGTCTCAAATGCATTCTCACCATTTTCCTCCTAAAACCTACATTAGTTTTTCATAACTTTCCCACCTTCAACATTTCATTGACATTTTCTCACTCAAAATAAGCTCTAGTTTgaacagaaaaaatacatgactgtatatcTGGCCCTTTGGCCATAAAAGTTGGACAAGCtaacttttgatctcagtctcactctTCCACTATATACTGTATATTCCATTTGTGAAAGTGAGACTTGGATAAAAGGTGAGTTTGTCTAAGTTTTGTGGTCCCCAGGCCTACTGGTGATTACAAGTAAGGTTACTGAGGAACACGAATGCTTAATGCCTTGATAAATTCTGTATTGAATTACCTTTTTTGTAGGTGATACGTAAGGGATATCTGACTCTACACAACATCAGCTTCATGAAGGGAGGCTCCAAGGACTTCTGGTTTGTGCTGACAGCTGAAAGCATCTCCTGGTACAAGGATGAAGAGGTAGGCTGAACAAATTTCTATCCCTCGGGTGAATGAGAATGATTTTCAagtccaatttttgaaaaaacttaccgtattcaaattcattttatataaactaactattaaaatgaaaattatctaaatttaaataattacttattgttcatataattaaaatgtaattgtaattgatGTGACTTAAATTTatcttcatttacatgtaccatatcaGAATCTATAATGTATCATCAAATATGCTTATACTTTCACATGTTGCATTGCAGAagaatgttatatattttaaattgcttGCATTTTTTACTCGGCATACCAAAACTCTATACAGCTGGACTGTTGATATGTTTATTAAGGATTATGATAAAAGTTTTTCTCTCTCTGTCAAAGTTTGAGAGTTTTGAGGGTACTAAACTTGTGTTTATGTACaggaaaagttttaaaaaagaagaaaatttatatGTTTATGCTTAAATTGGAACAAAAAGCAAAAGTGGCTTGGGCAATGCTTTACAGTATAGAGAAAAATTAAAAGCTGTATATAGTATTGTGTGCTCTTTTCAACATACATTGAATTAAACGTACAAATTAAATCACCCTGTCCACCGTAAATAGATCCCCCATGTATTCACCTCCACAATGAAATCACCACTCGCATGCTATGCATTTGTCactgaatttaaacaaaaaaatatgtagcTATCCTAGCACCACATTGGTAATTATTAacttgctattttttttaattcctagTCTATTTAAGTTTCAGTCCCTgctaaatttttgaaatggtcatgtgattttgttttaacTGCTATTTTGTTTAGTTGTTGGCCCTGCATGACAAGCACCGTGCTATGTAACCCAATACGGTTTATACCCTGGATTTTGTAAATGTGTTGGGTTATTGTGAATTGTGATATTTAACAGATTTGTCAGTCTGATTAAATCCacccccttctccttacactcgtcAGGGTCTGACAAGTATCGATAGGAGGTCATCTTTTTACAACCTTTACTTCTGACAAATCAGGGAAGGACTTTCACtgctttaaaaaatctattggaactcttcaaaggagttatattaataaatttatccTTGTTATTTTTGTTACCTCCAGTATGTAAGGTTGCACCTCTCATAAAACAGATGAAAGCATGTCTGTGATTGGTTGGGAATATTTAGATTGTATGCAAATGTAAGGGTCATGTGAATATAACCTTTTATTGATACCTGTCAGACCCTGACGAGTTTAAGGAGAAGGGgtggttttaatcagactgcAGATTTGGAATGTGCTGAAAAAGAAATGCAATTGCATATTAAAATTTTGTCAAGCATGAAGAATTTGAATTTGCAGGAGAAAGACAAGAAATTTATGTTATCAGTGGAGAATTTAAGAGTGCGGGATGTAGAAGCAGGAATTCTGAACAAACGGCCCACATTTGCTCTGTATTCAAGTGAAAATAGGTATATACAGGCAGCGAATGGAAACAAGCATTTCCATGGCTCCCTATCTGCCAATCATACGCATATAAATAGCAGGGCTCTCTGTGTGCTTTTGTGTTGTactctttaattttgttttattgcatGGTTTCATGATATGTAGAGTAGAAGACACTTCAAGTTTAAAACCCTCTTATTTGTGcaattcaacttttaaaaaaaaactaaaaaaaaacttcttcttcctaataggcacttatgaatttaaaattaagaagcTCTTGCATGGTACACTGTGAGCTAATTAAAACACTGACAGAGAGTATTTACTGTAGGAAAAAATGGAAGGGTGCAATTATGGGGTGTAAATTGAGATAAGATTGCATTAGGGATGACAGTATCTAGGGAAACAATTAgctcattaaaattaaactgaaATTGAGGTAATTTGCCCAGTGTTCAGAATGAAAGTAACTTAAGTTAGCATCTACAAAATACTATGGATGAATGACAAACACCCCACCCTGCCTGCCAGTGTAGGACCCTCCCTGCTCAACCCAACTCACGATCAGTCTCACACTAACTGCCCCACCCTCCCACTAACTCGAGCATTTGGCACAGGTGCATATTTGACACACTTCTCCAAACAGATTGTAAATAACAGAGATCACTGGCAATTATTCTAGGAGAAAGAGAAGAAGTATGTGTTGACAGTGGACGGCCTTTTAGTCCGAGATATCCCAGACTCGGGTTTTGTGAATAAGAAAAAGTCATTTGCACTCTTTCACCAAGATAACAGGTCGGGATACTAGTATTAGTGACTGCACTTTTCTTGTGCTACTCGTCTTGTCTCCTGTGTCCTGTTACTAAACCCTTGTTGCTTTTTTTATGTTCCCAATTTTTTCACCTGTGGAATAGAAATGGTGgaaattaattttgttgtttttaataataacCAGAAGACTaggaacaatttttttcctctttGAATTTTGATATGTGTTGTTTTTAGTCACTCATCATCATTATGTGTGAAAACATTGCACCTCATTTAAACCTCGTTGTTTTCAACACATGACCATTCGTGCCCCCACAAAAACTTGGCCTCATATTGAGCTGTATGGCATGGTTGTGGGCCAGTGTAACGTTCAGCTTTTATTAACATTATCAATGTGACGTCTGTAACTCCGTGGGTGTTAACATTCCATCTCTCCCCTAGGATCTCACGCTCCACTGACTCGGCAGCAGCGAGACTCACCTTTTTTCAGACACACGTCTGCATTATCACAACATTTTAACGcatgtttgaatgttgaaattTCCAggaaaaagagaagaaatttaTGATACCCCTCGATGGTCTGAAAGTGAAAGATCTGGAGAGCGGTCTGTTTACTAAACACTGTTTTGCATTGTTTAACCCCGACTCTGGCAGGTATGTGATGGAACCAGAGACAGCCTTTCTGTGTTTTCATCCTCACTTCAACCTCGTCATTACTCGGACTTACTTTCTTCATATTGCTAACGGGACTTGTTTGAGATATGCTGTGTATTCATCCTAATTCCTGCATGAGCATGGCTTGGGGTGTTACTGCGATCATTGCCTAGCTGTTGTATTCATGCTAATGCTCATCATTATTCTgtacatttaattatatttactttaGTGGAGAAGAAAAATCTAGTGCACCTGAATATACCGGTAGCTGATGCATTTAGTATTCATGTAATCAATTAATAGCATTGTAgacttgtacatgtaaactaTGATAGTTTTTCTAGAAAGTCTCTAAGTATCTGTACAAGGAAAATTCTATGCTACCTTGTAAATTTCACTTTCATCACTCAAGGAATTAACAAGACTAATATGATATGATAGTAGGTGATTAATTTTTCTTCATTCACTACAATTAGTGTGTGATGGATTATCTGTCAATGGATTACTGAATAACAGAGTGTGAGGGGTTAGTGGCTGTTAATGTACATGGCTGATTAATTCAGGAACCTGAGACATATCAACAGACTCAAGCATGCCTCAGAGGGTGGATCAAATTGCATGAGTGTGAGCTCTGTGctcaacattatcaatttttcaataagctgacattattttttttattgcagtgGGAAGAGGTTtaacaactctctctctctctctctctctctctctctctctctctctctctctctctctctctctcatcattcATGTTCAAGCTATTGTATATACTTGCTGCATTTAGTAGAAAAAAGATTACcagtgtcatataatattttgcaatattgaacccgggaccaCAGATACTATAAATTCTGGGAAAAGCAATTCAGCACTGAAAATAATAAGATTCAGTCATAGGAAATTGAAATGATAATTTCAGAGAGctttaaaagagcttttgctTATAACATTGTGTATTGTGTATTCatatttcatgtacatataaaaagaatttattgAACTTTTAACTCAGTAAATACATTCTGAGATCAGATATctagataatttttaattttgacagATGTTATAATGCTCTGTGCTGCTGCCTTGCTAGTGTACACCTACTGTCGATTAAAAagatcttttatatatatttattatgtatttattgTCAAACATAAGCCAGTTTGCCAATAAGAATGACATCGTATTAAGTTAAAATTTGTATGTTCTCTTaagtttaaattatatataatgtgtCATCTcatgttgatgttttaaaatttgtatgcatATATTATAAGAATATATGAAATTCCCTCTTCTAATAGACTTTTCTCTTAAAATTGATGACTAATTTTATTATCTCTGCTGTTTGATTAGTAATAAAAGGGAGGGGGTTTATGAGAAATTGCAGCTTTATTGGTTGGTTGAGTTAATGCCTGTGACAGGTACAGCAGGGCAGGGATTCTGGGATTACTGTTTACCTGCCCAGTACCTGCGTCTATATTACCAGATTCCACACATTTCTGTTCCTCTTGCTGCCTTGTTTTATTTCTGTTCACCTCCATATTATCTTTGTGTTACGCATCATACCTTCATTGTATATGAGTTACTTTATTGAAAAATGTGTCTCTCTTTGAATTTTGTCAatagaaatttgaatttaataatgattggagacatgaattttaaattctaaaaaaaaaaaatataattcagaacaaagttattttttccttcaaaatattgttgattataatgtacatgtatttattcaaatgcaaaaatttttaatgtgagaatattaaaatatatgaagtCATAATTGATTGGTTCTGTAGGAATGTATACAAGGACTACAAACAGCTTGAACTGTCAGCGGAAAACCAGGAGGAGGTCGACAGTTGGAAGGCCTCCCTGCTCAGGGCGGGGGTGTACCCCGACCGATCCCAGAACGACGAGGAGAGAAAGGTGAGGACCCAACCATCAGTCATGATGGAGGTCTTACAGTGTGATGCTATGTAGTATTAGTAGTTTTTCTGatgatcattttattttttaaaatatgggtATGCCTTTAAACTTTAGGACAAGTCGCGTTCGGTAAGTCCTTCCATCTGTCTATCTTTCTGTCTATATTCCTAAAACTTAAACCTTCTCCTGATTTATGAAATGTAGCTGGTTAATCTTCAGACTTAGTGACCGTGAATGTTAAGGACAAAGTAATTCAAGGTCATTCAGTCGAAGCAGATGATGGTTATTTACTAAGTTCTAGGTGATCATTATGCTAGTAATTTAATTGGTGGATTCAATAGGGTTGGCAATAGCTAACTGATTAACTGGTAAGTGGTAGCTTGGTCTGGTAATTTAAGTGGTATCCTGGTCAAAACAGTGGTATATTGGTTATGGGTTACATAACCGCTAATTGGTaatagttgtaaaaaaaaattttaaaattggtatATTTTAAGACAATTCCTTGATTTTCTGATCCCAAGAGATGTTGATATTTAATCAAGTTAAATTGGAGAGAATCAAGGTCCCAGGGCTTATTGGAACTATGGAAAGAAAGTGGTCATTGGATGTAAATTATAAACGCTGTTGTTTACACCTGTCACTGACCTAATGTTCAACTTTACATAATTAATGATCAGAACAATTACTGAGTTATGATTgttattatacatatttattataaagctactttcaatatatattttataccattttttgaaacttatattaccagagacataaataacagaaatTGGCAACCGATCGAAATCTCGCGAAATCCAAGGTCCCTATTGTAAAGTGTTtccagtttaaatcagtatatctttctaataaacaattacATCGAAATACAAACAGCTAAAATctattaccaaaacattcaaataaattatattttcatgagtttatgtcatataaaaaatattaaaagaggagttTTAGGAGGCAGTCGGCCACCCGCCATCCGAGATTTCGTCAATATGGCTGGCccatatattttctatatattaatcttatttttcaatattttgtttcaaaaatgtccaAAACCTATGCACACTTTTcgttaaaacaatatacttttggtttaagatcattatctaagtttactaaaatgtagttctcaaagtaaggttggtcccgtaccatttttcaacaacaaatcacgctaatggcggagttgcctatctctgttatttatgtctctgatattaCATATAtctgtacatatttattttctatattggGCACATTACAGCTACGATTCTAATGGATATTTTAAATGGCAGCTTTAGTTCTTTTCTGCAAAGACAAACTTTTACCATGGGAACTACATTGATATCTGATATGTGGTCAGAAAACTTTAGAAATTTGCATGCATATGCTAGTttgatattagttttttttattaatactaattatgatattaaaattcaaattatgttCTGATTAATGAACagactatttttgtttttgacagtATTTTATCTGACATCTGTAGTAGTGtggatttttaatgaaaaaaaaaccccagttaCATATATGTGTCATATAGCTGTGCTTTTTGATATGATTAAACAGTAAATTGGTGGTACCTGTAACAAGTTGTGATGAACTGATTAGCAATACTGATATCAGTTGCCATCCCTACGAAATGTAGTGCTATCAAACAGAACTCGGGGCTTAGTGCTAACAAACTCAGCTTTTTAATGAGGTCTGCATTGGATATATATACTGTAACTATGCTTAAAAGACATAGAATAGAGTGGTGAGACTGAGATTTTCCCATTGCACTGTATATTATTGATAGATAATTCAAACCCTGGAGTCTTGTTGTATTGCAGGGAAAAGATGACATGGGCTCTATGGACCCTCAGTTGGAACGACAAGTGGAGACCATCAGGAACTTGGTGGAATCCTACATGAAGATTGTCAACAAAACTCAGAGAGACCATGTTCCCAAATGCATTATGTCAATCATTGTGAACGATGTAAGTACATGCAGGTAGAGTTAATTGTTCATCTAGTGTAATCACAAGTCTCATATTTAGAATTGTGGAGTACTAGTTAGAGGgatttttttgtgtaaagaATGTGTTTAGATGTGAAATTACCAGAGACTGCAATAACAagtataaaacattgatttttactaTTCTATGCAGGTGAAAGATTTCATTGGTGCTGACCTTCTAGCTCACCTTTACTCCACAACAGAGCAGGTAAGTTGTTACATTAGTACTGGTACACTAGTTGTAGTTTACAGTACCTTTGTATTAGTGAAGCATGTATGATGGCATATGATTTTGAATGGTTAGGGATCACTGATGGAAGAGTCTGCTGAAGAGGCACAGAGGAGAGACGAGCTGATTCGTATGTACAGCGTGACCAAGGAGGCGCTGAGTATCATCGGGGACATCACCATGAACACTAACTCCACCCCTGTACCCCCACCTGTAGACGATGAATGGCTCAAAGTCGACCAATCTGTACAAAATGGGTGAGTCATGTGCAAATCAGTTAGTGTTTCCCCATGGAAATTTTTTATGCATGGGAGGAAAAAGTCTGAATTGGAGCACGTTGCTGCATAAATCGTCCCATGTGCGGgtgttgaaatacatgtaccataattaTTGATTATTGCTAGCACATGTAAGAGGTAATagaatttcaatttttgcaAAATGGTACAAATATTAAACTAATTTTGTTAATCAACAATGAGATACTTTTAGTTTATATTACAAGAATTTTCAAGATGACATTTTCCATTGGATGTAGAAAACTAAAATATCCCTTCTTAATTTAGAAGACCAAATTCTCGGCCATCTTCTCCGAAGCCTGGACGAGCTCCACCCCCACCACTGCCCAACCGACCGGGCAGTGCTCCCCCACAGAATGTCCCAGCGAGGCCCGCACCAAACATTCCATCCAGACCGGCGCCTAATGCGCCTGGTGGACTCAGTGCATCCAACGCAGCAGCGGTGGCGAACATGATGGGAGCTAACGTTCCTCCCATTCCAGCGTAAGTGTCCTCATTATTGGAGAGATTTCATACAGTTTAAAGGATGAAGTATATGTTGTTTACTCCTTCCCAATGGAAACCTTCAGAAATCTTTTGTTacttattgaattgtatttGTATCAAATTTGAGCTGAACTTTGTCTAATGCCTatccaaaatatgtttttaaaaaaaaattgaacacttGTACTCAGTGGGTGGAGAAGGGTGTATTTGGTTCAGTTGACTTGAGCCCTATTTCTTTCAGATTGTTTTAGATACTTGTATGTGAAGTTTAACATTGATTTCACAGAGTATTTGGTGTACGGTGCACTTTATAGATATTGTTATAGATTATAATGTAGCCATATGGttgaaaaatcatgattcaCTGAATGCTGGCTGGTGTTTTACAAATGGAAACAAAAGTGTAACATGCTCTTTTTAATGTAATGATTTCTATGAAATACCTTGTTTGTATGATTGACACACTGCAATTGAGTGGTTAAAAGTAGTACATCtacttttatttcataaattgtcaTATACAGCATACTAATCTGTGGCTAAAGAGAACCCATTAaaagttttttcaaatttacaacatgggcacctttatctttttttacaGGAAATATGATGTGCAAATAGATCGGAAAACAGCACAGAAAGGGTTAGACACAAAGCACATCTTTCCAGTAGCTCACTCTCTGTTTGACTGTTCTAGTTGATACTAACAGTCCTGAAATCTTTGTACAgccaaataaaatataacaaaatccTATGTTTCTTAAATCTCAGGGACTGGTAAAATTTACTGTCACCAAAATGGAAACTCTCCAAATTTAATTTCCACAACAACTTATCAAAGCACATTATTTCCTTATGTATTTGCTTTCTAACATTTTGACTTTGTATATGGAGGGTTAAAACTTATATCTACCTGTATAAACCCCATATGAACTGTATTAACAGAAAGTgagaacatttatttacaaacagCTAGAGGTGTTGGCCAGACTTGGGGGGAGTTAGTAGCTGCTGGCATGGTCTGCCATTTTAGAACATGTGCTATAGAGCTCAACTACCAGAAATCCTTTGTATTTCACAAAACTAAGAAAACTTCATCTTTTTTTAACCCctccccctccaaaaaaaaaattctttttaaaatagagATTAAATCGTATATAtagtattttaatttgattaagaTGCTAGCTTTAAAATCCCCTCTCATCACCATATTAAGTTGAGTTATTTTTGTTATCCTATGCATATGTTGTCCCAGACTTTCAATGATGAAAATGTTCTTGTGGCGCATTAGTTACTTGTAGCTGTTAAAAACTTGTATGTCTAAGGAAGATTTTATTTGTAGAACTTATTTgcttcaaaattcaaatattccACCTTTCCATATATAAATACTATTGAGATCAATATATTTACAGCCTTAGTTAATTCAAATTGATAGTATTTATACACTTTCAGTGTATACTGACAATCCTAATTAACTGTATTGATAATGCATCATCAACATATAAACATGGGATATGGCCTAAAGCACATGTTCAGAATGGCCTATTGCTTTGCTGTTCATAGAAAATCAACTATACATTTAAGAGCTGAATTTGTAATGGTAtttcttgcttttattttatagaatttctTGGAGTATTTTCATGTCTCAGCAATTATCTGTAGTCTTTCTGCAGTATATTGATGTCAAATGGAAATCATTTATGAATGTTTTCGTGTGACACATTTTGCATGCATGTGGTTTTTGCTTTTGAATGGcatttttcaaagtttatatATGCATTGAAATTTGTTGGTTTAACAATTAATGCACATGTTGATTTCTGAGACTTTTGTTATTCATAACACTAATCAATCTCTCCCTTCTTGTGGCCAATAAGTCAGGGGTGGTCATGTTTAGAAGATAAGTGTAGTACATTAAAATCGCCTATATGCCTATTTTGGTAGGTATAAAGTTAATAAAACCTGAGTTTGTTGGAAAGGGTATATAGGGTTATAATTTGAATTGGCCAGTTTTTAATCACCATagatttatttaaggaataagcaATCATTATGTATTAtggggtgatcaaatacggtagGGGGTAAAATATCAAGGAATtagtattacaaaatatattacatccagGCAGTTGATGATTGTGAGCTTTTACATTCCAAGTAAATCCAACAGTAAAGGAACATTACTGGCCATTAGCAGATTCTATTAACATCCTTTATTTATCTCTGTGACATTCAAGTAACCAACTAACAAACTAAAGTCCTCTCTTGTGTACTTAATAAACActttttgtatttgaatttataatctagtaaaaaaaagatagctctgttatatatatatacatatatatttaagtcACCAGGCTCGCAACTTTTGT
The nucleotide sequence above comes from Magallana gigas chromosome 2, xbMagGiga1.1, whole genome shotgun sequence. Encoded proteins:
- the LOC105328720 gene encoding dynamin-1 isoform X13 translates to MAGNVGMEQLIPIVNRLQDAFASLGLPLSLDLPQIAVVGSQSAGKSSVLENFVGRDFLPRGSGIVTRRPLVLQLINSNTEYAEFLHKKGSCFTDFAEVRKEIEAETDRVTGHNKGISNIPINLRVYSPHVLNLTLIDLPGMTRVAIGDQPQDIEMQIRAMLLEFITKDSCLILAVSPANTDLANSDALKIAKEVDPQGLRTIGVITKLDLMDKGTDAREILENKTLPLRRGYVGVVNRSQQDIDGRKDIRAALAGERKFFLSHPSYRHMADRMGTPYLQRVLNQQLTNHIRDVLPTLRNKLQSQLLSMEKDVQEFKNYRPDDPSRKTKAMMQMIQQFNVDFDKSIEGSGTEINTRELSGGAKINRIFHERFPFELVKIEFDERELRKEISIAIRNIHAIRTGLFTPDKAFEAIVKEYIKKLKQPSLKAVDMVVTELTNVVHKCTEKMSRYPRLRDETESIVNNRIREREMVAKEQLLMHVEFELAYINTNHEDFIGFANAHNKAENKERKKVGNQVIRKGYLTLHNISFMKGGSKDFWFVLTAESISWYKDEEEKEKKYVLTVDGLLVRDIPDSGFVNKKKSFALFHQDNRNVYKDYKQLELSAENQEEVDSWKASLLRAGVYPDRSQNDEERKDKSRSGKDDMGSMDPQLERQVETIRNLVESYMKIVNKTQRDHVPKCIMSIIVNDVKDFIGADLLAHLYSTTEQGSLMEESAEEAQRRDELIRMYSVTKEALSIIGDITMNTNSTPVPPPVDDEWLKVDQSVQNGRPNSRPSSPKPGRAPPPPLPNRPGSAPPQNVPARPAPNIPSRPAPNAPGGLSASNAAAVANMMGANVPPIPARPGSQANVPRIPERPSIPSRPNMN
- the LOC105328720 gene encoding dynamin-1 isoform X12; its protein translation is MAGNVGMEQLIPIVNRLQDAFASLGLPLSLDLPQIAVVGSQSAGKSSVLENFVGRDFLPRGSGIVTRRPLVLQLINSNTEYAEFLHKKGSCFTDFAEVRKEIEAETDRVTGHNKGISNIPINLRVYSPHVLNLTLIDLPGMTRVAIGDQPQDIEMQIRAMLLEFITKDSCLILAVSPANTDLANSDALKIAKEVDPQGLRTIGVITKLDLMDKGTDAREILENKTLPLRRGYVGVVNRSQQDIDGRKDIRAALAGERKFFLSHPSYRHMADRMGTPYLQRVLNQQLTNHIRDVLPTLRNKLQSQLLSMEKDVQEFKNYRPDDPSRKTKAMMQMIQQFNVDFDKSIEGSGTEINTRELSGGAKINRIFHERFPFELVKIEFDERELRKEISIAIRNIHAIRTGLFTPDKAFEAIVKEYIKKLKQPSLKAVDMVVTELTNVVHKCTEKMSRYPRLRDETESIVNNRIREREMVAKEQLLMHVEFELAYINTNHEDFIGFANAHNKAENKERKKVGNQVIRKGYLTLHNISFMKGGSKDFWFVLTAESISWYKDEEEKEKKYVLTVDGLLVRDIPDSGFVNKKKSFALFHQDNRNVYKDYKQLELSAENQEEVDSWKASLLRAGVYPDRSQNDEERKDKSRSGKDDMGSMDPQLERQVETIRNLVESYMKIVNKTQRDHVPKCIMSIIVNDVKDFIGADLLAHLYSTTEQGSLMEESAEEAQRRDELIRMYSVTKEALSIIGDITMNTNSTPVPPPVDDEWLKVDQSVQNGRPNSRPSSPKPGRAPPPPLPNRPGSAPPQNVPARPAPNIPSRPAPNAPGGLSASNAAAVANMMGANVPPIPAWNVGQAVGSAYMRNRPGSQANVPRIPERPSIPSRPNMN